From the Teredinibacter turnerae T7901 genome, one window contains:
- a CDS encoding glycogen/starch/alpha-glucan phosphorylase produces the protein MASEIQTPVLSNDHEQVNKDLHRHFNFTLGRFDTDDISGYMLTALALTVRDRLMERWRLTKETEVANKSRKVFYLSLEFLLGRSLGNAILNLNMQDSVRQALADFCCSLEHIEMDEKDAGLGNGGLGRLAACFMDSCATLALPVVGYGIRYEYGMFQQNIVEGRQVEQPDHWLIAGNPWEIERPGHSQVVRFYGHSEFYKNHSGETCVRWVGTQDVLAVPYDMPIPGYKNDKVNTLRLWKAAATEEFNLQEFNEGDYADAVAQKNLAEQITMVLYPNDASENGKELRLRQQYFLASASLQDVIAEWIKERGADFSNFAEFNCFQLNDTHPTLAVAELMRLLVDIYGLEWEKAWTITCKTMAYTNHTLLPEALEKWSVHMMGELLPRLLQIIYEINARFLALVAKRWPGDTDRQRRMSLIEEGGQPQVRMAYLAIVGSFSVNGVAELHSQLLKSGLFKDFYELWPEKFNNKTNGVTPRRWLAHCNRGLGDILTDVIGPGWKTDLSLLEKLKPYAEDTAFQERWAQVKLQNKEVLRNRVLQKCGVEFDTHSLFDVQVKRIHEYKRQLLNILHVIHLYDRITRGDTEGMVPRSVLIGGKAAPGYALAKLIIKLANNVAKVVNADDKVSPLLKLVFLPNYRVKSMEIICPAADLSEQISTAGKEASGTGNMKFMMNGALTIGTYDGANIEILDAVGQEHFFLFGLRVEDIPEFRLHNDPNHIIEQDEDLQRVMRLLECGHFNMFEPGLFEPIVRSIRSPLDPWMVAADFRSYVDAQKQVAAAYTDKSNWLRSSILNTAASGYFSSDRTIADYAREIWKI, from the coding sequence ATGGCAAGTGAAATACAAACACCTGTTTTAAGTAATGACCATGAACAGGTCAACAAAGATCTGCACCGGCATTTTAATTTTACTCTGGGGCGTTTCGATACTGACGATATAAGCGGATACATGCTGACTGCGCTTGCGCTGACTGTTCGAGATCGCTTAATGGAGCGTTGGCGCTTAACCAAAGAAACCGAAGTCGCGAACAAAAGCCGCAAAGTATTTTACTTGTCTTTGGAGTTTTTGCTGGGTCGAAGTTTGGGTAACGCCATTCTTAATTTGAATATGCAGGATTCGGTTAGGCAAGCGTTGGCAGATTTTTGTTGTTCGCTCGAACACATTGAAATGGATGAAAAAGACGCAGGGCTTGGCAACGGTGGCCTCGGTCGCCTGGCAGCGTGTTTTATGGATTCGTGTGCCACACTTGCATTGCCGGTCGTCGGATACGGTATTCGCTATGAGTACGGAATGTTTCAACAAAATATTGTCGAAGGGCGCCAGGTTGAGCAACCCGATCACTGGTTAATTGCGGGTAACCCTTGGGAAATTGAACGTCCAGGGCATTCGCAGGTTGTGCGATTTTACGGTCATTCGGAATTTTATAAAAATCACTCGGGTGAAACCTGCGTGCGCTGGGTCGGCACTCAGGATGTGCTTGCTGTCCCATACGATATGCCAATTCCCGGTTACAAAAACGACAAGGTGAATACGTTGCGCCTGTGGAAAGCCGCAGCAACCGAAGAGTTTAATTTGCAGGAGTTCAACGAAGGCGATTACGCTGACGCAGTTGCGCAAAAAAATCTGGCAGAGCAGATAACCATGGTGCTCTATCCAAACGATGCCAGCGAAAATGGAAAAGAGCTGCGTCTGCGGCAACAATATTTTTTGGCATCAGCCAGCTTGCAGGATGTTATTGCTGAATGGATCAAGGAGCGCGGCGCCGATTTTTCAAACTTCGCCGAATTTAATTGTTTTCAACTGAACGATACACACCCAACGCTTGCCGTCGCTGAGTTGATGCGATTGTTGGTAGATATCTATGGCTTGGAGTGGGAGAAGGCCTGGACAATTACCTGTAAGACCATGGCTTACACGAACCATACTTTGTTGCCTGAAGCGCTGGAAAAGTGGTCCGTGCATATGATGGGCGAACTACTTCCCCGCCTGTTGCAAATTATTTATGAAATTAATGCCCGGTTTTTAGCGTTAGTGGCAAAACGCTGGCCGGGCGATACTGATCGTCAGCGCCGGATGTCTCTGATCGAAGAAGGGGGACAACCTCAAGTAAGGATGGCCTACCTGGCTATTGTGGGCAGTTTTTCCGTTAATGGCGTGGCTGAATTACACTCTCAGTTGCTCAAAAGCGGTTTATTTAAAGATTTTTACGAACTCTGGCCGGAAAAATTCAACAACAAAACTAACGGTGTTACGCCACGGCGCTGGCTTGCGCACTGTAACCGAGGTCTGGGTGATATTCTTACCGATGTCATTGGCCCGGGATGGAAAACCGACTTGTCGTTACTGGAGAAACTGAAACCATACGCTGAAGATACGGCGTTTCAGGAACGTTGGGCGCAAGTTAAGCTGCAAAACAAAGAAGTATTACGCAACAGGGTGTTGCAAAAATGTGGTGTTGAATTCGACACCCACAGTTTGTTCGATGTGCAGGTAAAACGAATCCACGAATACAAAAGGCAGCTGCTGAATATATTACATGTTATTCACCTCTATGACCGGATTACGCGTGGAGATACCGAGGGGATGGTACCGCGTTCAGTGCTAATCGGCGGCAAAGCCGCACCTGGCTATGCGCTGGCAAAACTTATTATCAAGTTGGCCAATAATGTCGCCAAGGTGGTCAATGCGGACGATAAGGTTTCACCTTTGCTTAAGTTGGTGTTTTTACCCAATTACCGCGTTAAATCTATGGAGATTATATGCCCTGCGGCAGATTTATCGGAGCAAATTTCCACCGCGGGTAAAGAGGCGTCTGGTACCGGTAACATGAAGTTCATGATGAATGGTGCCCTGACGATTGGCACTTACGACGGCGCCAATATTGAAATTCTTGATGCGGTAGGCCAGGAGCACTTTTTCCTGTTTGGATTGAGGGTTGAAGATATTCCCGAATTCCGGCTTCACAACGACCCCAATCACATCATCGAACAGGATGAAGATTTACAGCGCGTAATGCGGTTGTTGGAGTGTGGCCACTTTAATATGTTCGAGCCTGGGTTATTTGAACCTATTGTTCGTTCTATTCGCAGCCCGTTAGATCCTTGGATGGTTGCAGCGGATTTTCGTAGCTATGTGGATGCGCAAAAGCAGGTTGCTGCTGCGTATACCGATAAATCGAACTGGTTGCGTTCCAGTATTCTTAACACAGCAGCAAGCGGGTATTTTTCCAGCGATCGTACGATTGCCGATTATGCTCGTGAAATTTGGAAAATATAA
- the glgC gene encoding glucose-1-phosphate adenylyltransferase: MLDPNSRYVSRLTRDTMALILAGGRGSRLHELTDWRAKPALHFGGKFRIIDFPLSNCVNSGIRRVGVLTQYKAHSLIRHLVRGWSHFKKELGEYVEILPASQRYSPNWYQGTADAIYQNLDIILDEAPKYVMVLSGDHVYQMDYGSMLAYHVETGADLTVSCIEVPIEEAAGAFGVMTVDDNNRILRFDEKPKHPTELNDMPGMTLASMGNYIFNTEFLFEQLRADAENPESEHDFGKNIIPAIIKNSNVRAYRFRDHETDRASYWRDVGTLDSFWLANMELVEPSPQLNLYNQDWPIWTYQTHLPPAKFVFDDDDRRGYAVDSMVSGGCIVSGGKVSKSLLFSDVHVHSYTDLEESVVLPNVQIHRHAKIKRAIIDSGCEIPEGMVIGHDHEHDTARGFRVTKKGVVLVTREMLGQLTPK; encoded by the coding sequence ATGTTAGACCCTAATTCTCGTTATGTCAGTCGTTTAACGCGCGATACTATGGCGCTAATTCTCGCTGGCGGACGTGGTAGTCGTTTGCATGAGCTAACCGATTGGCGGGCAAAGCCTGCGCTTCATTTCGGTGGAAAATTTCGTATTATCGATTTTCCACTGTCGAACTGTGTTAACTCGGGTATAAGGCGGGTAGGGGTACTAACACAATACAAGGCGCACTCATTAATTCGTCACTTAGTACGAGGTTGGAGTCACTTCAAAAAAGAATTAGGCGAATACGTTGAAATACTTCCTGCTTCGCAGCGTTATTCTCCAAATTGGTACCAGGGTACGGCGGATGCTATTTACCAAAATCTGGATATTATTCTAGATGAAGCACCGAAATACGTGATGGTGCTCTCGGGTGACCATGTTTATCAAATGGATTATGGCTCCATGCTTGCGTACCACGTGGAAACCGGCGCAGATTTGACTGTTTCATGCATTGAAGTCCCAATTGAAGAAGCCGCCGGTGCATTTGGTGTTATGACCGTTGACGACAATAACCGGATTCTTCGATTCGATGAAAAACCGAAACATCCGACTGAACTGAACGATATGCCGGGGATGACACTCGCATCCATGGGTAATTATATTTTCAATACTGAGTTTCTGTTCGAACAACTCCGTGCCGACGCTGAAAATCCGGAATCTGAGCACGACTTTGGAAAAAATATTATTCCGGCGATTATCAAAAACTCAAATGTTCGCGCATACCGCTTTCGAGATCATGAAACAGACAGGGCTTCGTACTGGCGTGATGTTGGTACGCTCGACTCTTTCTGGCTAGCGAATATGGAACTGGTTGAGCCCTCGCCGCAACTGAATCTCTACAACCAGGACTGGCCGATTTGGACCTACCAGACGCACCTGCCGCCAGCAAAGTTCGTTTTCGATGACGATGATCGCAGAGGTTACGCTGTGGATTCAATGGTTTCGGGCGGTTGTATTGTGTCTGGTGGAAAGGTAAGCAAATCTCTGTTGTTTTCAGATGTTCATGTCCACTCCTATACCGATTTAGAAGAGTCGGTTGTGTTACCTAATGTCCAGATCCATCGGCACGCAAAAATTAAACGCGCAATTATAGATAGCGGTTGTGAAATTCCTGAGGGAATGGTGATTGGACACGATCATGAGCATGATACCGCGCGAGGTTTCCGCGTTACGAAGAAAGGGGTGGTGCTGGTGACTCGCGAGATGCTTGGTCAGCTAACGCCAAAATAA
- a CDS encoding glycogen synthase, which translates to MNYDKRVLMIAAENDALRGAKVGGVADVLRDIPAALAGIGTSVDVIIPSYGFLARLPNIEICTEFNVFFGGANSRVQLLKVPSENSVSNYVLHHPAFAPQGEVVYCNDEHQPFATDATKFAFFCLAVAEALRLGAIARPDVIHCHDWHSAFLLILLRFAPEYKSFNEIRTVYTIHNLAMQGVRPFKNDPSSLEAWYPQLYYDGLQICDTHNPFCVNPMRAAIRLADRVHTVSPTYAEEILRPSNHPLGIYGGEGLEGDLQQRSDSGELIGIINGCEYPKGVRYAAPAKKKLVSVAQESLVQWASHSAVLASAHFVASKRLQQWAAKKTRGFNVTFVGRLTEQKAALLVTRLRSGKLALEEMLDALCDRGQFVMLGSGSSYLEEAMLKLSGSHENFIFLNGFSAELSLNIYRYGDLFLMPSSFEPCGISQMLAMRAGQPCLVNGVGGLRDTVDHQKTGFCFNGENAQSQAQAMLTEFRRILSMHEADPKSVKDIGAAAAEVRFDWQAVAERYVNELYRI; encoded by the coding sequence ATGAATTACGACAAACGAGTTTTAATGATCGCAGCGGAGAATGACGCGTTGCGTGGGGCAAAAGTTGGTGGAGTAGCAGATGTACTGCGGGACATTCCCGCTGCCTTAGCGGGTATTGGTACCTCAGTTGACGTAATAATTCCCTCTTACGGTTTTTTAGCAAGACTTCCCAATATAGAAATTTGCACGGAGTTCAATGTATTTTTCGGCGGCGCAAACTCTCGAGTCCAGCTACTTAAAGTTCCGTCAGAAAACAGTGTCAGCAATTATGTTCTTCACCATCCCGCGTTCGCGCCGCAAGGAGAAGTGGTTTACTGCAACGACGAGCATCAACCTTTTGCCACGGATGCTACTAAATTCGCGTTTTTTTGTTTGGCTGTTGCAGAAGCGCTACGTTTAGGCGCAATCGCGCGACCCGATGTTATTCACTGCCACGATTGGCATTCGGCTTTCCTGCTGATCCTGCTTCGCTTTGCGCCTGAATATAAAAGCTTTAATGAGATCCGCACGGTATACACCATTCATAATCTTGCAATGCAAGGTGTAAGGCCGTTTAAAAACGATCCTTCGTCGTTGGAAGCATGGTACCCCCAGCTGTACTACGACGGGCTGCAAATTTGCGATACGCACAACCCTTTTTGTGTGAACCCGATGCGAGCGGCGATTCGTCTTGCAGACCGGGTGCACACCGTGTCTCCCACCTACGCAGAGGAGATTCTCCGTCCCAGCAATCATCCTTTGGGAATATACGGCGGCGAAGGTTTGGAGGGCGATCTGCAGCAGCGTAGCGACTCAGGGGAGCTAATCGGGATCATCAACGGCTGCGAGTATCCAAAAGGCGTTCGTTATGCGGCACCTGCAAAGAAAAAACTGGTTTCTGTTGCGCAAGAAAGTCTGGTTCAATGGGCTAGCCACTCAGCCGTGTTGGCGAGCGCTCACTTTGTGGCGAGTAAACGACTGCAGCAATGGGCTGCGAAAAAGACACGCGGGTTTAACGTTACCTTTGTTGGCCGATTGACAGAACAAAAAGCGGCTCTGCTGGTTACCCGCCTTCGCTCGGGCAAGCTGGCGTTAGAAGAAATGCTGGATGCGCTTTGCGATCGCGGCCAATTTGTTATGTTGGGCAGCGGCTCGAGCTATCTTGAAGAAGCAATGCTTAAACTTAGCGGAAGCCATGAAAATTTCATTTTTCTCAACGGTTTCTCTGCTGAGTTGTCATTGAACATCTATAGGTACGGCGACCTCTTTTTGATGCCCAGTTCATTCGAACCCTGCGGAATAAGTCAAATGCTGGCGATGCGTGCAGGCCAACCTTGTTTAGTTAATGGCGTGGGTGGATTGCGGGACACCGTCGATCATCAAAAGACGGGGTTTTGTTTTAACGGTGAAAACGCTCAATCTCAGGCGCAGGCGATGTTAACAGAGTTTCGTCGGATATTGTCTATGCATGAAGCTGATCCTAAATCGGTAAAAGATATAGGGGCGGCTGCCGCCGAGGTTCGCTTTGACTGGCAAGCAGTTGCTGAACGCTACGTTAACGAATTATATAGAATTTAA
- a CDS encoding cytochrome b562, whose amino-acid sequence MHKRTLLVIALVFTVITGCSRHSELHEAMETMGDSFKAMRNETDKAKLQEELAAFKGALDIAIQQKIMPEDQSVFDEGMKKTQEALAQLEAAVASGNDAAIAEALKKVGGFRKEFHEKLGVK is encoded by the coding sequence ATGCACAAGCGTACACTATTAGTCATTGCACTTGTTTTTACTGTGATAACGGGCTGTTCCCGTCATAGTGAACTGCATGAAGCGATGGAAACCATGGGCGATTCGTTTAAAGCTATGCGAAACGAAACTGATAAAGCCAAGCTACAAGAAGAGCTGGCTGCGTTCAAAGGGGCGCTGGATATTGCAATTCAGCAAAAAATTATGCCGGAAGACCAGTCGGTTTTTGACGAGGGCATGAAAAAAACGCAGGAGGCTTTGGCTCAACTTGAGGCCGCAGTTGCCAGCGGCAACGATGCTGCCATTGCCGAAGCCTTGAAAAAAGTTGGTGGATTTCGTAAAGAGTTCCACGAAAAACTGGGCGTTAAATAA
- the uvrA gene encoding excinuclease ABC subunit UvrA, whose translation MDSIVVRGARTHNLKNIDLQLPRDKLIVITGLSGSGKSSLAFDTLYAEGQRRYVESLSTYARQFLSMMDKPDVDHIEGLSPAISIEQKSTSHNPRSTVGTITEIYDYLRLLFARVGEPRCPEHGEPLAAQTVSEMVDQVLTMPEGSKTMLLAPIIRERKGEHLHVFENLRRDGFIRARINGLVVDLDDTPKLDKRKKHTIEVVVDRFKIREDIKIRLAESFETALNLAEGIAIIADMDGTAPDQIFSAKHSCPICDYSLAELEPRLFSFNNPAGACSTCDGLGVKQFFSEGKLIQFPESSLAEGAIRGWDRRNLYYFHMLTSLADHYGFDVDKPWKKLAKKHREVILHGSNGETIDFSYANDRGDVYHRNHAFEGVIPNLERRYRDTDSNSVREELAKFLSTMNCPSCGGARLKKDARHVFIDEHNLPDITSFPVAEACDYFATLAFTGSRQEIAEKILKEIRDRYKFLNDVGLNYLTLNRSADTLSGGEAQRIRLASQIGAGLVGVMYILDEPSIGLHQRDNDRLLQTLTHLRDLGNTVIVVEHDEDAIRTADYVVDIGPGAGVHGGEIIAQGTFKQVLKNKNSLTADYLSGRKQIAIPQVRHKGDPEKQLVLTGARGNNLQNVDLKIPLGVMTCITGVSGSGKSTLINATLYPLAATELNGATTLTPADHDGIAGLDLLDKCVDIDQSPIGRTPRSNPATYTGIFTPMRELFSGTQEARSRGYKPGRFSFNVKGGRCEACQGDGVVKVEMHFLPDVYVPCDVCKGKRYNRETLEIRYKGKNIHECLDMTVEDAREFFDAIPAISKKLQTLIDVGLSYIRLGQAATTLSGGEAQRVKLSRELSKRDTGKTLYILDEPTTGLHFHDIQQLLTVLHKLRDHGNTIVVIEHNLDVIKTADWIVDLGPEGGSGGGQIIAEGTPEQVAKKRGSHTGRFLKPMLNNS comes from the coding sequence GTGGACAGCATAGTAGTACGCGGGGCCCGCACCCATAACCTGAAAAATATCGACCTGCAACTTCCGCGGGACAAACTCATCGTCATTACCGGTCTGTCCGGATCAGGAAAGTCATCACTTGCGTTCGACACACTCTACGCGGAAGGTCAGCGAAGGTATGTCGAATCGCTTTCGACATATGCTCGACAATTCCTATCCATGATGGACAAGCCCGATGTCGATCATATCGAAGGCTTGAGCCCCGCAATTTCCATCGAACAAAAATCCACCTCCCACAACCCCCGGTCCACTGTCGGCACTATCACAGAGATATACGACTACCTGCGCTTGTTGTTTGCCCGCGTTGGCGAACCACGCTGTCCGGAGCATGGTGAACCTCTTGCAGCACAGACAGTTTCTGAAATGGTCGACCAAGTACTGACCATGCCCGAAGGCAGTAAAACGATGCTGTTGGCACCGATTATCCGCGAGCGTAAGGGAGAGCATTTACACGTATTCGAAAATTTACGAAGAGACGGTTTTATCCGCGCGCGCATCAACGGCTTGGTCGTCGACCTGGATGATACGCCCAAACTGGACAAGCGAAAAAAGCATACCATCGAAGTTGTTGTCGACCGTTTTAAAATACGGGAGGATATTAAAATCCGTCTCGCAGAATCCTTTGAAACTGCGCTTAACCTCGCTGAAGGAATCGCGATAATTGCAGATATGGACGGCACCGCCCCGGACCAGATTTTTTCGGCGAAGCATTCGTGTCCAATATGCGATTACTCCCTCGCGGAACTGGAACCGCGCCTTTTTTCTTTTAATAATCCAGCGGGCGCTTGCAGCACCTGCGATGGCTTGGGCGTTAAACAGTTCTTCTCTGAGGGCAAGCTCATTCAGTTTCCAGAATCTTCACTCGCTGAGGGTGCGATTCGCGGATGGGACAGACGCAACCTGTATTATTTTCATATGCTCACCTCACTCGCTGATCACTACGGTTTTGATGTCGATAAACCTTGGAAAAAGCTCGCAAAAAAACACCGCGAAGTTATTCTTCACGGATCAAACGGAGAAACAATCGACTTTAGTTATGCCAACGATCGTGGCGATGTCTACCATCGCAATCATGCATTTGAAGGTGTTATCCCGAATCTTGAGCGGCGTTACCGCGACACCGATTCTAATTCGGTACGTGAGGAACTGGCTAAATTTTTGTCGACCATGAATTGCCCGAGTTGCGGTGGCGCGCGATTAAAAAAAGACGCCCGTCATGTGTTTATCGATGAACACAACCTCCCAGACATCACCAGCTTCCCCGTGGCGGAGGCCTGTGATTATTTCGCAACCCTGGCATTTACAGGTAGCCGCCAGGAAATTGCAGAAAAAATTCTAAAGGAAATACGCGATCGCTATAAATTCCTGAATGACGTTGGCTTAAATTACTTAACATTAAATCGTAGCGCCGACACACTTTCCGGTGGAGAGGCGCAACGTATTCGACTTGCCAGTCAAATTGGTGCCGGACTGGTTGGCGTGATGTACATTCTCGATGAGCCTTCCATCGGACTCCACCAGCGCGACAACGACCGTCTGCTGCAAACTCTCACTCACTTGCGTGATCTGGGAAACACGGTAATCGTTGTCGAGCATGACGAAGATGCCATCCGCACCGCCGATTACGTTGTAGATATTGGCCCTGGCGCCGGCGTGCACGGTGGAGAAATCATTGCCCAAGGCACCTTTAAGCAAGTACTCAAAAACAAGAATTCTCTGACTGCCGATTATCTTTCTGGACGCAAACAAATTGCTATCCCACAGGTTCGACACAAAGGTGACCCGGAAAAGCAGCTCGTACTAACCGGCGCTCGTGGGAACAATCTGCAGAACGTTGACCTTAAAATTCCGCTTGGTGTTATGACTTGTATCACCGGCGTGTCGGGTTCTGGCAAATCGACGTTAATAAATGCCACGCTGTACCCTTTGGCCGCAACTGAGCTAAACGGTGCGACCACCCTGACCCCAGCAGACCACGACGGCATAGCGGGCTTGGACCTGCTCGACAAATGTGTCGATATCGATCAGAGCCCCATAGGACGCACTCCGCGCTCTAACCCCGCGACCTATACCGGCATATTTACTCCGATGCGCGAGCTGTTCTCCGGTACACAAGAGGCGCGTTCCCGGGGCTACAAACCAGGTCGATTTAGTTTTAATGTTAAGGGTGGTCGCTGTGAAGCCTGCCAGGGCGACGGCGTGGTGAAAGTGGAAATGCATTTTCTTCCTGACGTTTACGTGCCGTGCGATGTATGTAAAGGCAAACGCTACAATCGCGAAACATTAGAAATTCGCTACAAAGGAAAGAATATTCACGAATGTCTGGATATGACAGTCGAAGACGCCCGCGAATTTTTCGATGCAATACCGGCAATTTCAAAAAAATTGCAAACACTCATAGACGTAGGTTTATCGTATATTCGTCTGGGCCAAGCAGCTACTACACTGTCTGGCGGCGAAGCACAACGAGTTAAACTGAGCCGAGAATTATCCAAAAGAGATACAGGGAAAACGCTATACATTCTTGATGAGCCGACTACCGGCCTGCATTTTCACGATATTCAGCAATTGCTTACGGTACTTCATAAACTCCGTGACCATGGCAATACCATCGTCGTTATCGAACACAACCTGGACGTAATTAAAACTGCAGACTGGATTGTCGATTTGGGACCAGAGGGAGGAAGCGGTGGTGGCCAGATAATCGCTGAAGGCACGCCCGAACAGGTCGCCAAGAAACGCGGCTCCCATACCGGGCGATTTCTAAAACCCATGCTGAATAACAGCTAG
- a CDS encoding LuxR C-terminal-related transcriptional regulator — MSLLESDTTGQGQQIVLFSANSSLQTGLLAKLIGDELKLDCSVHRELKSVPGNTSVLLIDCNGQDLENLSKYVREIQDSFESVTAALLNAEYESEQESLLEWPCVSGLFYVDTEQEQLIRGLKCLLDGDFWVPRRLLHTFLDKNRKAPSNIKRPNVKLTKREKQILKLIKDGATNADISEALSVSEHTVKSHLYNVYKKIGVRNRLEASNWVRDMDDLED; from the coding sequence GTGTCTTTACTAGAATCGGACACCACAGGACAAGGTCAACAGATCGTTTTATTCTCAGCGAACAGCAGCCTGCAAACTGGCCTGCTGGCAAAGCTTATTGGTGACGAGCTGAAGCTGGATTGCAGTGTGCACAGGGAGCTGAAAAGCGTTCCAGGTAACACATCCGTACTGCTTATAGATTGTAATGGCCAGGATTTAGAAAACCTCAGCAAGTATGTTCGCGAAATTCAGGATTCTTTCGAATCAGTAACCGCCGCGTTACTGAACGCAGAATACGAAAGCGAGCAGGAAAGCCTGCTGGAATGGCCGTGTGTTTCGGGCCTGTTTTATGTTGATACAGAGCAGGAGCAGCTGATCCGCGGCTTGAAGTGCCTGCTCGATGGCGATTTCTGGGTGCCCCGGCGCCTGCTCCACACCTTCCTGGACAAAAACAGGAAAGCGCCATCTAACATCAAGCGCCCTAATGTGAAACTCACTAAACGTGAAAAACAGATACTTAAGCTGATAAAAGATGGCGCGACCAACGCCGACATATCAGAAGCGCTATCGGTAAGTGAGCACACAGTTAAAAGCCATTTGTACAACGTGTACAAAAAAATTGGCGTGCGCAACCGTCTCGAAGCCAGTAACTGGGTGCGAGACATGGATGACCTCGAAGACTGA
- a CDS encoding MFS transporter — protein MHSQVKSVASLSLLYAFRMLGLFMVLPVMMLYGDGYAGATPFLLGVALGAYGLTQAIFQIPLGLLSDLFGRKPVILIGLLIFAVGSLVAGSATSIEGLIIGRALQGAGAIASAIMAMVADLTTEDNRTKAMAAIGASIGLSFSIAMVLGPVLASVAGLSGVFFATCGLALLGVLVLLFVVPKPAQPTGKSHRDSGAIPALMGKTAQNPQLLRLNLGIFSLHFVLMSAFVVVPRILESGLGIARENHWHIYLGLLLGALIIMMPFMMLAERKRMVKQVFLLAIFLLGAALVALALWHTTAMVVITLLLLFFVAFNLLEATLPSLVSKVAPAGAKGTAMGLYSTSQFLGAFAGGTLGGWLLEQNSATAVLYVAATVTALWLLVAIFMQAPRYLTSICINVGGDFARTPAVLSVTGVAEALMVPEEGLLYLKVDRQALDQQQLAHVVGTEV, from the coding sequence TTGCACTCACAGGTCAAATCTGTTGCGTCACTTTCTCTGCTCTATGCATTCCGGATGCTAGGTCTGTTTATGGTCTTGCCGGTTATGATGCTGTACGGCGATGGGTACGCAGGAGCGACCCCATTTTTGCTCGGGGTCGCTCTCGGCGCGTACGGGCTTACCCAGGCTATTTTTCAAATTCCACTTGGTTTACTGTCGGACTTGTTTGGCCGCAAGCCGGTGATATTGATAGGGTTACTTATATTCGCCGTCGGCAGTCTTGTGGCGGGCTCAGCGACTTCGATTGAAGGCTTGATTATTGGGCGGGCCCTCCAAGGGGCGGGAGCGATCGCTAGCGCGATCATGGCAATGGTGGCGGACCTTACGACAGAGGACAACCGCACCAAAGCGATGGCGGCTATCGGGGCTTCTATCGGATTGTCTTTTTCAATTGCGATGGTGCTTGGCCCGGTATTGGCGTCCGTCGCAGGTCTGTCAGGGGTGTTTTTTGCCACTTGTGGGTTGGCGTTGCTGGGGGTTCTGGTGCTCTTGTTCGTGGTGCCCAAGCCGGCACAGCCCACGGGTAAGAGTCATAGGGATTCTGGAGCGATTCCAGCCTTGATGGGTAAAACAGCACAGAACCCCCAGTTGTTGCGGCTTAATCTGGGAATCTTCAGTCTCCATTTTGTTCTTATGTCGGCATTCGTGGTAGTGCCGCGCATTCTGGAAAGTGGCTTGGGCATCGCGAGAGAAAATCACTGGCACATTTATCTCGGTCTGCTGTTGGGCGCTCTAATTATCATGATGCCGTTTATGATGCTCGCCGAGCGCAAGCGCATGGTCAAACAGGTTTTCCTTCTCGCTATATTCCTACTTGGGGCCGCGCTAGTGGCTTTGGCTTTGTGGCACACTACGGCGATGGTGGTGATTACTTTGCTGCTGCTGTTTTTTGTCGCATTTAACTTGCTGGAAGCCACTCTGCCGTCGCTTGTTTCGAAGGTCGCGCCTGCGGGAGCTAAGGGCACAGCAATGGGCCTGTACTCAACCAGTCAGTTTCTCGGCGCATTTGCTGGCGGCACATTGGGCGGTTGGTTGCTCGAGCAGAATTCGGCTACGGCCGTTTTGTATGTCGCTGCTACTGTCACCGCGTTGTGGTTGCTAGTCGCAATTTTTATGCAAGCACCGCGGTACTTAACCAGTATCTGCATTAATGTGGGGGGCGACTTCGCCCGTACGCCTGCGGTACTTTCGGTAACCGGGGTTGCGGAAGCGCTCATGGTGCCTGAGGAAGGTTTGCTATACCTGAAGGTAGATCGCCAAGCGCTGGACCAACAACAACTTGCGCACGTAGTGGGTACAGAAGTTTAG